One part of the Mycobacterium marinum genome encodes these proteins:
- a CDS encoding serine protease inhibitor, translating into MNTRLSDSPLDWLVSKFAREVPGVAHALLVSVDGLPVAASEYLPRERADQLAAVASGLSSLASGAAQLFEGGQVLQSVVEMQNGFLLLMRVGDGSHLAALAVTGCDIGQIGYEMALLAERVGSVVQSSRRARPAPQWTDATRR; encoded by the coding sequence ATGAACACCCGTTTGTCGGACAGCCCGCTGGACTGGCTGGTGTCCAAGTTCGCCCGTGAGGTTCCCGGGGTGGCCCACGCCTTGTTGGTGTCGGTCGACGGTCTTCCGGTCGCCGCCAGCGAGTACTTGCCGCGCGAGCGCGCCGACCAGCTGGCCGCGGTGGCCTCCGGGCTGTCCAGCCTGGCCAGCGGCGCCGCCCAGCTGTTCGAGGGCGGACAGGTGCTGCAATCGGTGGTCGAGATGCAGAACGGCTTTCTGTTGCTGATGCGCGTCGGTGACGGCTCGCATCTGGCGGCGCTGGCGGTGACCGGATGCGACATCGGCCAGATCGGATACGAAATGGCGCTGCTGGCCGAGCGGGTCGGCAGCGTCGTGCAGTCCTCCCGCCGCGCGAGGCCCGCGCCGCAATGGACAGACGCGACCCGCCGCTAG
- a CDS encoding GTP-binding protein, with protein MALKHSEAHSAARGTASTKIVVAGGFGSGKTTFVGAVSEIMPLRTEAMVTDASVGVDMLEATPDKRTTTVAMDFGRITLGEDLVLYLFGTPGQRRFWFMWDDLVRGAIGAIVLVDCRRLQDSFAAVDFFEHRNLPFLIAINEFDGAQKYPIAEVRKALMLRAEVPVITVDARDRRSATDALIALSEYALASLTAAGGQRP; from the coding sequence GTGGCCTTAAAGCACTCTGAGGCGCACTCTGCGGCGCGCGGCACCGCATCGACGAAGATCGTCGTTGCGGGCGGATTCGGGTCCGGCAAGACCACGTTCGTCGGCGCGGTTTCGGAGATCATGCCTCTGCGCACCGAGGCGATGGTTACCGATGCGTCGGTCGGTGTCGACATGCTCGAGGCCACCCCGGACAAACGGACCACGACAGTCGCCATGGACTTCGGCCGCATCACCCTGGGCGAGGACCTGGTGCTCTACCTGTTCGGGACCCCGGGCCAGCGCCGGTTCTGGTTCATGTGGGACGACCTGGTACGCGGCGCTATCGGCGCGATTGTCCTGGTCGACTGTCGGCGGCTGCAGGACAGCTTCGCCGCAGTGGACTTCTTCGAGCACCGCAACCTGCCATTCCTGATTGCGATCAACGAATTCGACGGTGCGCAAAAGTATCCCATTGCCGAGGTGCGCAAAGCGCTGATGTTGCGGGCCGAGGTACCGGTGATCACCGTCGACGCCCGCGACCGCAGGTCAGCCACCGACGCGCTGATCGCGCTGAGCGAATACGCATTGGCCAGCCTGACAGCAGCAGGCGGCCAGCGTCCTTGA
- a CDS encoding pentapeptide repeat-containing protein, translated as MEHWVDCEFTGRDFRDEDLSRLRTERVVFSECNFGGVNLTESEHRGSAFRNCSFERTTLWHSTFAQCSMLGSVFVSCRMRPLVLDEVDFTLAVLGGNDLRGVDLSGCRLREASLVETDLRKSVLRGADLRGARTNGTKLDDADLRGANLDPSLWRSASLAGARIDVPQALSFALAHGLRLDS; from the coding sequence GTGGAGCATTGGGTCGACTGCGAATTCACCGGCCGGGACTTTCGCGACGAGGATCTGAGCCGGCTGCGCACCGAACGAGTTGTGTTCAGCGAATGCAACTTCGGCGGAGTCAATCTGACCGAATCCGAACACCGAGGGTCGGCGTTTCGCAACTGCAGCTTTGAGCGCACCACGCTGTGGCACAGCACATTTGCCCAATGCAGCATGCTGGGCTCGGTGTTCGTCAGCTGCCGGATGCGGCCGCTGGTTCTCGACGAGGTCGACTTCACCCTGGCGGTGCTCGGCGGTAACGACCTGCGGGGCGTCGACTTGAGTGGCTGCCGGTTGCGCGAGGCCAGCCTGGTCGAGACCGACTTGCGCAAGAGTGTGCTGCGCGGCGCCGACCTACGTGGGGCACGCACCAACGGCACCAAGCTCGACGACGCGGATCTGCGCGGTGCGAACCTAGACCCGTCGTTGTGGCGAAGCGCCTCGTTGGCGGGTGCGCGTATCGACGTGCCGCAAGCGTTGTCCTTCGCCTTGGCGCACGGCCTTCGCCTGGACTCGTGA
- a CDS encoding DUF742 domain-containing protein, which translates to MDRRDPPLAAPEAAREASLVRPYALTAGRTGTDIDLPLEAPVQTSRAGLARRWQPSDVRGRIVQLCLTSPSVAEISARLDLPVGVARVLVGDLVTSDYLRVHATLTERSTRDERHELIGRTLRGLKAL; encoded by the coding sequence ATGGACAGACGCGACCCGCCGCTAGCCGCGCCGGAAGCCGCGCGGGAGGCCAGCCTGGTCCGCCCGTACGCGCTGACGGCCGGCCGTACCGGAACCGACATCGACCTTCCGTTGGAAGCGCCGGTGCAGACATCGCGCGCGGGTCTGGCGCGCCGGTGGCAACCCAGCGACGTGCGGGGCAGGATTGTCCAGTTGTGCCTCACCAGTCCTTCGGTGGCGGAAATCTCCGCCCGTCTGGATCTGCCAGTGGGTGTCGCGCGAGTCTTGGTGGGTGATTTGGTCACCTCCGATTACCTTCGGGTGCATGCGACCTTGACCGAGCGTTCGACCCGCGATGAGCGCCACGAACTCATAGGAAGGACCCTGCGTGGCCTTAAAGCACTCTGA
- a CDS encoding AMP-binding protein — translation MCAIQANPATDAVRFLPRGEGPGTVISYEGLHARAAHLAAVLQARGAQGERVILASRDNIEMTVGLVACLYSGAVAVPVPVPNMNKLGPALLRLQAIARDAQARVFLTDLPSVDSQSNVRTLPDGLSGLTWLNTDDASADRADWQPPRYAPESAALLQYTSGSTGQPKGVMLTQANLLSNAHQIERRWEQDQNELLVSWLPQYHDFGLIFMALQALYLGATVVSMPPSAFVQDPLRWLRCLTQYRGTNSGAPNFAFDLCVEQSTPAQREGLDLRSVKALNCGAEPVRAETMRRFLAAFAPFGLRPDALRPGYGLAEATLFVTGWRGPTVKTLTLDQRQLNEGRVVECDISATPLAEVVCCGPAGPEVELAIVSTQTQQPCAADEVGEIWVRGPNISRGYFNGAGASQDCFGNVAGHGKYLRTGDLGFVQDGDLYVTGRLKDLVIVRGVNHYPQDIEFSVEQSHPAIRSGYCAAFTLEVDGEERLGVAAEIAADDPAQDTLESAMDSILQAITSHHEVVPYRLVLLARGAIPKTSSGKIQRQLCKQLLLTDQLPILGDRVSTATISSTPQQPDGGARSPKYRAMEQYLLELLNLSPEELESGNNLAAYGFDSIDGAALAKKIKADWDIEVPMEILPLLTIRDLVDTLAN, via the coding sequence ATGTGCGCCATACAGGCCAACCCGGCCACCGACGCGGTGCGCTTTTTGCCCCGAGGTGAGGGGCCCGGCACGGTGATCAGCTACGAAGGGCTGCACGCGCGCGCCGCCCATCTGGCGGCGGTGCTGCAGGCGCGGGGGGCGCAAGGCGAGCGGGTGATCCTGGCCAGTCGCGACAACATCGAGATGACAGTGGGGCTGGTCGCCTGCCTGTACAGCGGCGCGGTAGCGGTGCCGGTGCCGGTTCCGAATATGAACAAGTTGGGGCCGGCATTGCTGCGACTGCAGGCCATTGCGCGAGATGCGCAGGCGCGCGTCTTCTTGACTGACCTGCCGTCGGTGGACTCTCAATCAAACGTGCGCACCCTGCCCGACGGGCTTTCGGGGCTGACCTGGCTGAACACCGACGACGCCAGCGCCGACCGGGCCGACTGGCAACCCCCGCGGTATGCGCCCGAGAGCGCGGCGCTGCTGCAGTACACCTCTGGCTCGACCGGACAGCCCAAAGGGGTGATGCTCACCCAGGCCAACTTGCTGTCCAATGCCCATCAGATCGAGCGGCGTTGGGAACAAGACCAAAATGAGTTGCTTGTCTCCTGGCTCCCTCAGTATCACGACTTTGGGTTGATCTTCATGGCGCTACAAGCGCTCTATCTGGGGGCCACGGTGGTTTCGATGCCCCCGTCCGCCTTTGTGCAGGATCCGCTGCGTTGGCTTCGCTGCCTCACCCAGTACCGCGGTACCAACAGCGGCGCGCCCAACTTCGCCTTCGATCTCTGCGTGGAGCAAAGCACGCCAGCTCAGCGCGAGGGGCTGGACCTGCGTAGCGTCAAGGCATTGAACTGCGGCGCTGAGCCGGTGCGGGCGGAAACGATGCGCCGCTTCCTGGCCGCGTTTGCCCCGTTCGGGCTGCGGCCGGACGCCCTTCGGCCCGGTTACGGTCTGGCCGAAGCCACGTTGTTCGTGACCGGCTGGCGCGGGCCCACAGTCAAGACATTGACGCTGGACCAGCGCCAGCTCAACGAGGGCCGGGTCGTGGAATGTGACATTTCCGCAACGCCTTTGGCGGAGGTTGTCTGCTGCGGTCCGGCAGGTCCAGAAGTAGAGCTGGCCATTGTCTCGACGCAGACACAACAGCCATGCGCTGCCGACGAAGTGGGCGAGATCTGGGTGCGTGGACCCAATATCAGCCGGGGCTACTTCAACGGTGCCGGCGCAAGCCAAGACTGCTTCGGCAACGTCGCGGGCCATGGAAAGTACTTGCGTACGGGCGACCTGGGTTTTGTGCAAGATGGCGACCTGTACGTGACGGGTCGGCTGAAGGACCTGGTGATCGTGCGCGGAGTCAACCACTACCCGCAAGACATCGAATTCTCGGTCGAGCAATCCCACCCCGCCATCCGGTCCGGATACTGCGCCGCCTTCACGCTGGAGGTCGATGGTGAAGAGCGACTGGGCGTCGCCGCGGAAATCGCGGCAGACGATCCAGCGCAAGACACCCTGGAAAGTGCGATGGACTCGATTCTTCAGGCCATCACCAGCCACCACGAGGTGGTGCCCTACCGGCTGGTTCTCTTGGCCCGCGGCGCCATTCCCAAGACCTCCAGTGGCAAGATCCAGCGGCAACTGTGCAAACAGCTGCTGTTGACCGATCAGCTGCCGATTCTCGGCGACCGTGTCAGTACCGCGACGATATCGTCGACGCCGCAGCAACCTGATGGTGGCGCGCGATCGCCAAAGTATCGCGCGATGGAGCAGTACCTCCTCGAGCTGTTGAATCTGAGCCCCGAAGAACTGGAGAGCGGCAACAATCTAGCCGCCTATGGTTTTGATTCCATCGATGGCGCAGCTTTGGCTAAGAAAATCAAGGCCGACTGGGACATTGAAGTCCCGATGGAAATATTGCCGCTCCTGACCATCAGAGATCTCGTGGATACGCTCGCCAACTAA